The Microcoleus sp. AS-A8 genome has a window encoding:
- a CDS encoding DUF1816 domain-containing protein gives MSRKNWENNQGCFACYLENMGMAWWVEIITQEPHCIYYFGSFARANEAKQSLGGYIEDLEEEGAQVIAVDIKRGQPSELTIFEDELAETYEGKLSLAISKFVQACLR, from the coding sequence ATGAGCAGAAAAAATTGGGAAAATAATCAAGGGTGTTTTGCGTGTTATTTGGAGAACATGGGAATGGCTTGGTGGGTCGAAATTATCACCCAAGAACCTCATTGTATCTACTACTTTGGTTCTTTTGCAAGAGCCAACGAAGCTAAACAGTCCTTAGGGGGTTACATTGAAGATTTAGAAGAGGAAGGGGCGCAAGTAATTGCCGTCGATATCAAGCGGGGTCAGCCAAGCGAGTTAACAATTTTTGAGGATGAATTGGCAGAAACTTATGAGGGAAAGCTCTCGCTAGCTATCTCTAAATTTGTTCAAGCTTGCCTCCGCTAA
- a CDS encoding DUF1830 domain-containing protein has product MTFLNSVLNNSPEKILCFYINDTCKIQIIRTLPNSPWEQVVFPGQRVLFEALPSDQLEIQICQVSSVLIPCNKLRVNEKYSLNKSFSLPLLS; this is encoded by the coding sequence ATGACTTTTTTAAATTCTGTTCTTAATAATTCTCCTGAAAAAATTCTCTGCTTCTATATCAACGACACCTGCAAAATTCAAATTATCCGGACTCTTCCAAATTCGCCTTGGGAGCAAGTAGTTTTTCCGGGGCAGCGTGTGTTATTTGAAGCCCTGCCTTCAGACCAACTAGAAATTCAAATTTGTCAAGTTTCTAGCGTCCTCATTCCTTGCAACAAACTGCGTGTTAATGAGAAATATAGTTTAAATAAATCTTTTTCTTTGCCTCTTTTGAGTTGA